One Aegilops tauschii subsp. strangulata cultivar AL8/78 chromosome 7, Aet v6.0, whole genome shotgun sequence genomic window carries:
- the LOC109745553 gene encoding disease resistance protein Pik-2: MKALRVLSGIEISEGSTTAASLDQLTGLRKLAIYKLNIIEGQKTFIDLCSSIQYLCSCGLQTLAINDESSNFINSLDSMSAPPRYLIGLELSGMLERPPKWIVELKNLYKLTLSVTVLKTDTFKLIQDLPKLFSLTFTLNAAKDDRDIVDILEENKQLDREIIVPPGGFKSLKLLRFFATLVPRLSFAVTGEVMPPLERIDLQFQAFEGIYGIETLSSLREVHLSVDNQADEITKFLVEDLKDTPKYLDKEYVSKWPKIITV, encoded by the coding sequence ATGAAAGCACTTCGTGTACTGTCAGGGATCGAGATCAGTGAAGGCTCGACCACTGCTGCAAGTCTTGATCAGCTAACTGGGCTAAGGAAACTTGCCATTTACAAGCTCAATATTATTGAGGGTCAAAAAACCTTCATAGATTTATGCTCCTCCATTCAGTACCTCTGCAGCTGCGGTCTACAGACACTTGCAATCAATGATGAGAGCTCTAATTTTATCAACTCACTAGACTCCATGTCCGCTCCTCCAAGATACCTCATTGGTCTGGAGCTGTCTGGCATGTTGGAAAGGCCTCCAAAGTGGATCGTGGAGCTCAAGAACCTCTACAAGCTGACCCTTTCTGTGACAGTTCTAAAGACTGATACTTTCAAGCTCATCCAGGACCTGCCCAAATTGTTTTCTCTCACCTTTACACTCAATGCAGCAAAGGATGATCGGGACATCGTGGACATCCTTGAGGAAAATAAACAGCTTGATAGGGAGATAATTGTTCCTCCTGGAGGATTCAAGAGTCTAAAGCTGCTTCGCTTCTTTGCAACTTTGGTGCCAAGGCTGAGCTTTGCAGTTACAGGAGAGGTAATGCCACCACTCGAGAGGATTGATCTGCAGTTTCAGGCCTTCGAAGGGATTTATGGCATCGAGACTCTTAGTAGTCTCCGAGAAGTGCATCTCAGCGTTGATAATCAAGCCGATGAGATAACCAAGTTCTTGGTAGAAGATTTGAAGGATACCCCCAAGTATTTAGATAAGGAGTACGTGAGCAAGTGGCCAAAAATAATCACTGTTTGA